From the Canis lupus baileyi chromosome 37, mCanLup2.hap1, whole genome shotgun sequence genome, one window contains:
- the LOC140626088 gene encoding uncharacterized protein has product MRPGRGAWPRGRPPPRPLCRRDGQTPQKEEASSGSGGGGGGRSAGRAGGPRKVWERVTWSAPGPSPPPRAPGRAPRPRAQGCGGRGAHEPNNEAARGAGRPARPERAAPPPRAAPAPLPPGPGSGGHYRRAAAAAAAAASQRWRLLQPGSARGSVRRGVEEAAGRVLRAGGAGEEGAGGDGAALEGGGTGGGGSVRGEDLDVRARGGGGGGGGGEAGAGQQCPFVHGGCSGGGDDSRPLPTPGGHQSEFPSLSSSSPPRPAPPSPFSLFSFLFFRTARAPGAKNNRGSGERRVPAARIPGPEGGWRRRGRPMQRIARRRRQPGCCGRQLKNGSRKLLLTMNEGIRFTRQGPPAKLRFPAGFSNHICISPPPNPPRTVPAAHWAAGSGLTAQSRRGAAACWFPLATVHHGYRGDRGFICIGLLDWLGESRIFFFFFRRRGKALPSLPRKTTPRPGPARSPPARGAGAADLGRRSAPRRLSAHLVPSASFAFRNCQGDQGDTCGNSLSFGQSV; this is encoded by the exons ATGCGCCCAGGCCGGGGCGCCTGGCCTCgaggccgccccccgccccggccccttTGTCGCCGGGACGGACAGACCCCCCAA AAAGAGGAAGCTTCGAGTGGCagcggagggggtgggggagggagaagtgcGGGGCGCGCAGGGGGGCCGCGAAAAGTTTGGGAGCGTGTGACGTGGTCGGCGCCCGGGCCctcgccgccgccccgcgcgcccggcCGAGCCCCCCGACCCCGGGCgcaggggtgcggggggcggggggcgcacgAGCCCAACAATGAGGCCGCGCGCGGCGCAGGGCGGCCGGCGAGGCCCGAGCGCGCGGCCCCACCACCCCGCGCGGCGCCAGCCCCCCTCCCGCCCGGGCCGGGGAGCGGAGGGCATTACCGgagggccgccgccgccgccgccgccgccgcgtcccAGCGCTGGAGGCTGCTGCAGCCCGGCTCTGCCCGAGGGTCCGTGCGGCGTGGTGTAGAGGAGGCTGCCGGCCGTGTGCTCCGCGCCGGGGgcgctggggaggagggggccggCGGCGACGGCGCCGCTttggagggaggaggaacaggaggtGGTGGAAGTGTTCGTGGTGAGGATCTGGATGTACgcgcccggggcggcggcggcggcggcggcggcggggaggccggggctggccaGCAGTGCCCTTTTGTCCATGGAGGCTGCAGCGGCGGCGGCGACGAcagccgccccctccccacccccggcgGTCACCAG TCGGAGTTTCCaagtctctcctcctcctctcctccccgccCGGCGCCTCCgagccccttctctctcttttcttttttatttttccgcACCGCACGGGCCCCGGGGGCCAAAAATAATCGGGGCTCTGGAGAGAGGAGGGTCCCGGCCGCACGGATACCGGGCCCCGAGGGGGGATGGAGGCGTCGGGGGCGGCCGATGCAACGGATTgcgaggcggcggcggcagccCGGGTGCTGCGGCCGGCAGCTGAAAAATGGCTCCAGGAAGCTGCTGCTGACAATGAATGAAGGGATACGGTTTACGCGCCAAGGTCCTCCCGCGAAACTCAGATTTCCCGCCGGCTTTTCAAACCATATTTGCATATCCCCGCCCCCCAACCCGCCGAGGACCGTTCCCGCAGCCCATTGGGCCGCTGGCTCCGGACTTACGGCCCAATCGCGGCGCGGGGCCGCGGCCTGCTGGTTTCCATTGGCTACCGTGCATCACGGTTACCGGGGCGACAGGGGCTTCATTTGCATAGGCCTCCTTGATTGGCTGGGCgagagcaggatttttttttttttttttaggaggcgGGGCAaagcccttccttctctcccacgGAAGACCACGCCTCGTCCAGGCCCCGCCCGGTCCCCGCCCGCGCGCGGGGCGGGCGCTGCTGACCTGGGCAGGCGCTCGGCGCCCCGCAGACTCAGTGCGCATCTAGTCCCGAGCGCAAGTTTCGCTTTTAGAAATTGTCAAGGTGACCAAGGGGACACTTGCGGGAACTCTCTTTCCTTTGGCCAGTCAGTGTGA